In the bacterium SCSIO 12741 genome, CCATACTCATACTTATTCCAATCCAAATTGGTATTACCATTCTTAATCACATCATATTCTACATCATCAATCGGATAGTTACCGGAACAATGGAGAGCTACGATACGGATGAAAGGGATAAACGAATAGAACTCATTGCCACGAGAAACAGCTACATCGGGTTTATGGTAGGTTATGTTTTGGCCATGGCTTCCCTCGTATTAGGTGCACCCAACTACGTCATGTTCATCGTCTTGATTTCTTCCGGTATGTTTTCTTCGGTTATCAATGGTTTAACCGAATTGTATTTCTATCGGAGAGGGTTTTAATATGAGTGCCAAATGCATCAGTAATAATATTCGAGTGTTACGCTTCAATCATGGCGAAATGACTCAGCAACAGTTAGCTGAAGAAGTCAGGGTAACCCGTCAAACGATTGTGGCTATTGAAAAGAATAAATATTCCCCTTCTCTGGA is a window encoding:
- a CDS encoding helix-turn-helix transcriptional regulator, whose amino-acid sequence is MSAKCISNNIRVLRFNHGEMTQQQLAEEVRVTRQTIVAIEKNKYSPSLELAFRIAHVFNKPLEEVFIYNPENEKDKKC